From the genome of Candidatus Methanomethylophilaceae archaeon:
CCGGCCGTGGCCACCGGTGTGAAAAGAGCGAGACCCGAAAACGTGGTCTTCACCTATCAGGGCGACGGGGATCTCGCCGCCATCGGCATGGGAGAGACCGTGCACGCAGCTGCAAGAGGAGAGAACATCGTCGCCATCTTCATCAACAACGCCATTTACGGGATGACTGGGGGCCAGATGGCTCCCACCACCCTGCCCGGGCAGATCACTCAGACCACCCCCTACGGAAGGGACGTGAAAGTCGCCGGGAACCCCATCAGAGTATGCGAACTCCTTTCGTCTCTTGACGGCGTCGCCCTCGCCCAGCGCGTGACGGTCGACTGCGTGAAGAACGTCAACATCGCAAAGAAAGCGATCAAGAAAGCTTTCGAGTACCAGATGGCAGGCAAAGGCTACTGCATCGTCGAGGTCGTTTCCACCTGCCCGACCAACTGGGGCCTTTCGCCGAAGGATGCCATCCAGTGGCTCAGGGACAACATGCTCCCGTACTATCCGCTCGGCGTCTACAAAGACATCGAGGAGGCGAAGCAATGAGCGGCGACCTCAACATCCTTCTGGCCGGATTCGGAGGGCAGGGAATCCTGTTCACCGGGAAGGTCATCGCCTACGCGGGGATGATCGGGGGCAAAGAGGTCTCCTGGCTCCCTTCCTATGGGCCCGAGATGCGCGGAGGGACCGCCAACTGCAGCGTGTGCCTCTCCGACAAGACTATAGGATCTCCTCTGGTAACCATGCCGGACGTGCTCGTGGCTATGAACCTCCCATCGCTGGAGAAGTTCGAGGGAGACGTCGTCCCCGGCGGGATCATCA
Proteins encoded in this window:
- a CDS encoding 2-oxoacid:acceptor oxidoreductase family protein, yielding MSGDLNILLAGFGGQGILFTGKVIAYAGMIGGKEVSWLPSYGPEMRGGTANCSVCLSDKTIGSPLVTMPDVLVAMNLPSLEKFEGDVVPGGIIIVDSSIISKKVSRTDVKTIYIDASNIAEANGLKGAANMIILGRMFRETGFCSEEALDKGLQKSIPPKKIELLGNNRKAIKLGIDS